A region of Planktomarina temperata RCA23 DNA encodes the following proteins:
- the dnaQ gene encoding DNA polymerase III subunit epsilon has product MREIVLDTETTGFEPSEGDRIVEIGAVELFNHLPTGRTYHQYINPERNMPEAAFNVHGLSEEFLSDKPIFKNIAQEFIDFIADSKLVIHNASFDMKFLNAELGWVNRPALPNDQAIDTLAIARRKFPGSPASLDALCRRFGIDNSSRTLHGALLDSEILAEVYLELVGGRQPDLVLSGPEVKTSTDGSQSPDWRPAPRPKPLASRLSDKEKAAHETFIAALGSDALWTKET; this is encoded by the coding sequence ATGCGTGAAATTGTTTTGGATACAGAAACCACCGGATTCGAGCCAAGCGAAGGGGATCGGATTGTTGAAATTGGCGCGGTTGAATTGTTCAACCATTTGCCAACTGGCCGCACGTATCACCAATACATTAATCCAGAACGCAATATGCCGGAGGCTGCGTTTAATGTGCATGGTCTGAGCGAAGAATTCCTATCGGATAAGCCTATTTTCAAGAACATTGCCCAAGAATTTATCGATTTCATTGCGGACTCCAAGCTTGTCATACACAATGCATCTTTCGACATGAAATTTTTGAATGCAGAACTTGGGTGGGTCAATCGGCCGGCTTTGCCAAACGATCAAGCCATTGATACTCTTGCGATTGCACGCCGTAAATTCCCTGGCTCGCCCGCTTCGCTGGATGCTTTATGCCGCAGATTCGGCATTGATAATTCCTCGCGAACACTGCATGGGGCATTGTTGGACTCTGAAATCTTGGCAGAAGTTTATCTGGAGCTGGTTGGTGGCCGGCAGCCAGATTTGGTTTTGTCCGGCCCAGAGGTCAAAACATCCACCGATGGCTCACAATCCCCCGATTGGCGCCCCGCGCCTCGACCAAAACCCTTGGCATCCCGGCTGTCAGACAAAGAAAAAGCGGCGCATGAAACATTCATCGCCGCTTTGGGATCTGATGCACTTTGGACAAAAGAGACTTAG
- the mnmE gene encoding tRNA uridine-5-carboxymethylaminomethyl(34) synthesis GTPase MnmE has protein sequence MDSIFAQATATGRTGVSVIRLSGPQAFDIARILCKLPAVGRTGLRAVRGRDGALIDQALVLCFEQGASFTGERVVEFQVHGGLATVAKLLSELSEQEGCRLAEPGEFTRRALENGQLDLNQVEALSDLIDAETESQRQQAIRVLDGRFGDAGEMWRGKLLRAAALLEASIDFSDEEIPDDLSVEVISLVEETRASIAAILERSMMASKIRTGFTVAIIGAPNVGKSTLLNAIVGRQAAITSDVAGTTRDVIECRVDLQGLAVSFLDTAGLRESEDEIENLGISKAYEMAAAADIRVFLVEEVGEPLPIALRDGDIVRLNKGDERSSDVGTVSGKTGEGVSELLSLIAERLLVKTPQDVVAIRERQITGLRAAESFLGRVLELTHADPLPFELASQELYFALSELDFVFGRIDIESVLDEIFSSFCLGK, from the coding sequence ATGGACAGTATTTTTGCGCAGGCGACGGCAACGGGTCGGACAGGGGTCTCTGTTATCCGTTTATCCGGACCTCAAGCATTTGATATAGCAAGAATATTATGCAAATTGCCGGCGGTTGGTCGGACCGGCCTGCGGGCGGTTCGGGGCCGCGATGGGGCGCTTATTGATCAGGCACTTGTGCTATGTTTCGAGCAAGGTGCAAGCTTTACGGGCGAGCGTGTTGTAGAGTTTCAGGTCCATGGGGGCCTGGCCACTGTGGCCAAGTTGCTGTCGGAACTGTCGGAACAAGAGGGATGCCGGCTTGCAGAACCGGGTGAATTTACCCGCCGTGCGCTCGAAAACGGCCAATTAGATCTTAATCAGGTCGAGGCCTTGTCAGATCTCATTGATGCTGAAACCGAATCGCAACGCCAGCAAGCCATTCGTGTATTGGATGGTCGTTTCGGGGACGCCGGGGAGATGTGGCGGGGCAAGTTGTTGCGTGCGGCAGCGCTGCTGGAGGCTAGTATTGATTTTTCGGATGAGGAAATTCCGGATGATCTTTCTGTCGAGGTTATCAGCCTGGTTGAGGAGACGCGTGCGTCGATCGCTGCAATATTGGAGCGGTCTATGATGGCGTCAAAAATTCGTACCGGTTTTACGGTTGCGATAATCGGCGCGCCCAATGTTGGTAAATCCACTCTGTTGAATGCCATTGTGGGACGGCAAGCTGCAATTACCTCTGATGTGGCGGGAACGACGCGAGATGTGATCGAGTGCCGGGTTGATTTGCAAGGGCTGGCTGTGAGTTTCTTAGATACAGCGGGTTTACGCGAGTCAGAGGATGAAATTGAAAACTTAGGAATTTCAAAGGCATATGAGATGGCAGCCGCCGCTGATATTCGTGTGTTCTTGGTTGAAGAGGTGGGGGAGCCTCTCCCTATTGCTCTGCGTGATGGAGATATTGTTCGGCTGAATAAGGGAGATGAGCGAAGCTCTGATGTTGGTACAGTGTCGGGAAAAACCGGGGAAGGTGTATCAGAATTACTGAGCCTTATTGCTGAACGGTTACTGGTTAAAACACCGCAAGATGTGGTGGCTATTCGAGAACGTCAAATCACGGGTTTGCGTGCGGCGGAATCCTTTCTTGGGCGGGTATTGGAGTTGACTCATGCCGACCCATTGCCCTTTGAATTGGCTAGCCAAGAGCTGTATTTCGCGCTTAGTGAATTGGATTTCGTTTTTGGTCGGATTGATATAGAATCTGTATTGGATGAAATCTTCTCAAGCTTTTGCTTGGGGAAGTAG
- the hemJ gene encoding protoporphyrinogen oxidase HemJ: MYPWLKAGHIVSVISWMAGIFYLPRLFVHHSEKVKVPSDTDRLFCMMESKLLKVIMTPAMLATWGFGLSLAIIPGVLNWSEVWPWVKLISIVAMTVFHVWLAKRQRDFENGENHLTGKTYRIMNEVPTVLLLAIVIMVVVRPF; this comes from the coding sequence ATGTACCCGTGGTTAAAAGCTGGTCATATCGTGTCCGTCATTTCTTGGATGGCTGGGATTTTTTATCTGCCTCGCCTTTTTGTACATCATAGTGAAAAAGTTAAAGTTCCATCTGATACAGATAGATTATTCTGCATGATGGAATCAAAGTTGTTGAAGGTCATTATGACACCAGCCATGCTTGCGACGTGGGGCTTTGGGTTATCTTTGGCGATCATACCCGGCGTGTTGAATTGGTCAGAGGTTTGGCCCTGGGTGAAATTGATATCCATTGTGGCAATGACAGTATTTCATGTTTGGCTGGCCAAGAGGCAAAGAGATTTCGAGAATGGTGAAAATCATCTGACTGGAAAAACCTACCGAATTATGAATGAAGTTCCGACAGTTTTGTTACTGGCAATTGTTATAATGGTTGTGGTTCGGCCATTTTAA
- a CDS encoding shikimate dehydrogenase: MDLILASQSATRRRILNSARISAQFMSPQIDEENITKSLIAEQALPRDIADTLAEHKALKISRKNPDSWVIGCDQILVFEGEIFGKPALPEALKTSLSRLSGKTHRLITANVIYKDSKPQWRHISISHMSMRSMSPAEIDAYIEAHWQDVKHSAGGYHFEKTPDFFADVRGNWFDIMGLSIGPIISFLNQTNTTAPFQTPKLAAILGHPIAQSKSPLMHGHWLKKNQISGDYFAIDIPPARFSETVRMLFDLGFSGFNVTIPHKEQALAFADDATPRAQRIGASNTLIKKDNGNINADNTDGYGFMTNLISQSTTWQPSAGPSLVLGAGGAARAILVALLDAGAPKIYLCNRTRARAEDLAAEISDLIEVIEWQDKEDILPKVFTVVNSTSLGMIGKPALDFDLTHVNPLALVADLIYAPLETQLLKDARARGCEVVGGIGMLLHQGVPGFEAWFGTRPVVDQELEALVLT, from the coding sequence ATGGATCTCATCCTCGCGTCTCAATCAGCCACGCGCCGTCGCATTTTAAACTCTGCACGAATAAGCGCTCAGTTTATGTCACCGCAAATTGATGAAGAAAACATTACGAAATCTCTGATTGCAGAACAGGCCCTGCCCCGCGACATTGCCGACACTCTAGCCGAACATAAAGCGCTAAAAATATCCCGAAAGAATCCAGATAGTTGGGTGATTGGATGTGATCAAATACTGGTTTTTGAGGGCGAAATTTTCGGAAAGCCCGCCTTACCCGAGGCGCTCAAAACCTCTCTATCTCGCCTTTCTGGGAAAACGCATCGTTTGATTACTGCTAATGTCATCTACAAGGACAGCAAACCTCAATGGCGACATATTTCAATCAGCCATATGTCTATGCGCTCTATGAGTCCGGCTGAGATAGACGCCTATATAGAAGCTCATTGGCAGGATGTGAAACATTCAGCCGGGGGCTATCACTTTGAAAAAACGCCAGATTTTTTCGCCGATGTTCGTGGCAATTGGTTTGATATTATGGGGCTTTCTATCGGGCCAATCATCAGTTTTTTGAACCAGACCAATACAACCGCCCCGTTTCAAACCCCTAAACTTGCGGCGATTTTGGGTCATCCGATAGCGCAGAGCAAATCGCCCCTGATGCATGGGCACTGGCTTAAGAAAAATCAAATATCAGGCGATTATTTCGCCATCGACATTCCCCCCGCACGCTTTAGTGAAACGGTGCGCATGCTGTTTGACCTAGGCTTTTCAGGTTTCAATGTCACCATTCCGCATAAGGAACAAGCATTGGCATTTGCGGATGACGCCACCCCCCGGGCGCAACGCATTGGAGCATCCAACACTTTGATAAAAAAGGACAATGGCAATATTAATGCCGATAATACAGACGGTTATGGATTTATGACCAATCTGATCTCTCAAAGCACGACGTGGCAGCCAAGCGCTGGTCCATCTTTGGTGTTGGGCGCAGGTGGCGCTGCGCGGGCGATTTTGGTTGCTCTTTTGGACGCTGGCGCACCCAAGATTTACCTTTGTAATCGTACCCGTGCACGGGCAGAAGATTTGGCCGCTGAGATTTCAGATCTCATTGAAGTGATTGAGTGGCAGGACAAAGAGGATATTTTGCCAAAGGTGTTCACCGTGGTGAACAGCACCTCGCTTGGGATGATTGGAAAACCTGCCTTAGATTTCGATTTGACCCATGTGAATCCGCTCGCCCTGGTCGCTGATCTCATTTACGCCCCCCTCGAAACCCAGCTTTTGAAGGATGCGCGGGCGCGTGGATGTGAGGTGGTGGGCGGTATTGGTATGTTATTACATCAAGGCGTCCCAGGGTTTGAGGCTTGGTTTGGCACCCGGCCCGTGGTGGATCAAGAGCTAGAGGCATTGGTGCTCACATGA
- the rho gene encoding transcription termination factor Rho, protein MTSNRVTLAELKAKSPKDLLSMAEELEIENASTMRKGDMMFSILKERAEDGAEISGDGVLEVLQDGFGFLRSPEANYLPGPDDIYVSPEMIRQFSLRTGDTIEGIIKAPEDTERYFGMTKVEKINFENPERARHKVAFENLTPLYPDERLKMELEDPTTKDRSARIIDLVAPIGKGQRSLIVAPPRTGKTVLLQNIANSIERNHPECYLIVLLIDERPEEVTDMQRSVKGEVVSSTFDEPATRHVAVSEMVIEKAKRLVEHKRDVVILLDSITRLGRAFNTVVPSSGKVLTGGVDANALQRPKRFFGAARNIEEGGSLTIIATALIDTGSRMDEVIFEEFKGTGNSEIVLDRKVADKRVFPAMDVLKSGTRKEDLLVDKVDLQKTYVLRRILNPMGTTDAIEFLISKLKQTKSNSEFFDSMNT, encoded by the coding sequence ATGACAAGTAACCGTGTGACTTTGGCCGAATTAAAGGCGAAAAGCCCAAAAGATCTGCTTTCTATGGCGGAAGAGCTGGAAATTGAGAACGCGTCGACCATGCGTAAGGGCGATATGATGTTCTCAATTTTGAAAGAGCGCGCTGAAGATGGAGCGGAAATCTCTGGAGATGGGGTTTTGGAAGTGCTTCAAGACGGCTTTGGGTTTCTGCGGTCTCCAGAAGCAAATTATTTGCCAGGCCCAGATGATATTTATGTTTCTCCAGAAATGATCCGGCAATTCTCTCTGCGGACCGGAGATACCATTGAGGGGATCATTAAGGCGCCAGAGGATACAGAACGCTATTTTGGTATGACCAAGGTTGAGAAGATCAATTTTGAGAACCCAGAGCGCGCACGTCATAAGGTGGCATTTGAAAATCTGACGCCGCTTTATCCAGATGAGCGGTTGAAAATGGAGCTTGAGGATCCCACGACGAAGGATCGCTCGGCGCGGATTATTGATTTGGTTGCCCCGATTGGTAAGGGTCAAAGATCTTTGATCGTTGCACCGCCACGGACGGGTAAAACCGTTTTACTTCAAAACATTGCCAATTCTATCGAAAGAAACCATCCGGAATGTTATTTGATCGTTTTGTTGATTGATGAGCGGCCGGAAGAGGTTACCGATATGCAGCGGTCTGTGAAGGGTGAGGTTGTGAGCTCGACCTTTGATGAGCCCGCGACGCGTCACGTTGCTGTGTCCGAAATGGTGATTGAAAAAGCGAAACGTTTGGTTGAGCACAAACGTGACGTGGTCATTTTGCTTGATTCGATCACTCGATTGGGTCGGGCATTTAATACGGTGGTGCCGTCCTCCGGTAAGGTATTGACCGGTGGTGTGGATGCGAATGCCTTGCAGCGGCCAAAACGCTTTTTTGGCGCAGCACGAAATATTGAAGAAGGCGGCTCTTTGACTATTATTGCGACCGCTTTGATTGATACAGGCAGCCGCATGGATGAGGTTATTTTCGAAGAATTTAAAGGCACTGGTAACTCGGAAATCGTCTTGGACCGGAAAGTTGCCGACAAACGCGTTTTCCCAGCAATGGACGTTTTGAAATCAGGAACGCGTAAGGAAGATCTGCTGGTGGATAAAGTCGATCTGCAAAAAACCTATGTCTTGCGCCGGATCTTGAATCCGATGGGGACGACTGATGCGATAGAATTCTTGATCTCGAAATTGAAGCAGACCAAATCTAATTCTGAATTCTTCGATTCCATGAACACCTAA
- the mnmG gene encoding tRNA uridine-5-carboxymethylaminomethyl(34) synthesis enzyme MnmG, translated as MFHVKHFDVVVVGGGHAGCEALHAACRYGLNAALVTLDKNKVGVMSCNPAIGGLGKGHLVREIDALDGIMGRATDLSGIQFRLLNRSKGPAVQGPRTQSDRQLYLKAIQALLAQQDYTLIEGEAAALMSNAGSVTGVRLADGSEVRARSVILTAGTFMRGTIHIGDKRVSAGRMGEKAADELSLQMESLGAVFGRLKTGTPPRLNGDTIDWSQLELQPADCDPVMLSFLSKGPAVQQVSCGITHTNGHTHDIIRENIGKSAMYGGHIEGVGPRYCPSIEDKITRFADKSSHQVFLEPEGLTTNCVYPNGISTSLPEDVQEAYVRSIQGLENVEIQQPGYAIEYDFLNPQGLSSDLESNLMGGLFLAGQINGTTGYEEAAAQGLVAAIGVAKRLKGVCPITFDRSTSYIGVMIDDLTTRGATEPYRMFTSRAEFRLKLRADNADQRFTEQGHTSGLVSGHRYGVYQEKMKRLDQCRSLLSSMSVSPNQARRVGIDLGLDGRRRNGHELLSIPGVTIANLADLTPKLAEFDTESLDQAAREALYVTYIERQGRDIEALARDLSVKIPNGFHYAGVAGLSSEMIAKLSAARPASLGAAKNIEGVTPAALTAVLLSIKSQSLKNTG; from the coding sequence TTGTTTCACGTGAAACATTTTGATGTTGTGGTTGTAGGCGGCGGACATGCCGGATGCGAGGCGCTTCATGCGGCCTGCCGGTATGGATTGAATGCCGCTCTTGTAACTTTGGACAAAAACAAGGTCGGCGTGATGTCATGCAACCCAGCGATTGGTGGCTTGGGTAAGGGCCATTTGGTGCGTGAGATTGATGCTCTGGATGGAATTATGGGCAGGGCAACCGATCTTTCGGGCATTCAATTCCGCCTTCTGAACCGAAGCAAGGGGCCCGCGGTGCAGGGACCGCGGACACAGTCGGATCGGCAGCTGTATTTAAAGGCAATTCAGGCCCTGCTTGCTCAGCAAGATTACACATTGATCGAGGGGGAAGCGGCGGCTTTGATGTCAAATGCCGGTTCTGTCACGGGTGTTCGTTTGGCGGATGGCTCGGAAGTTCGCGCCCGCTCGGTTATCCTGACCGCTGGAACCTTCATGCGGGGGACAATCCATATTGGCGATAAAAGGGTTTCCGCGGGTCGCATGGGAGAGAAGGCTGCAGACGAGCTTTCATTGCAGATGGAATCTTTGGGCGCTGTATTTGGCCGGTTGAAAACTGGCACGCCGCCCCGGTTGAACGGTGACACCATTGATTGGAGCCAGCTCGAGCTTCAGCCGGCCGATTGTGATCCGGTGATGTTGTCATTCTTATCAAAAGGACCTGCTGTTCAGCAGGTCAGCTGCGGCATTACTCACACCAATGGCCATACTCACGACATTATTCGGGAGAACATTGGAAAGTCGGCAATGTATGGGGGGCACATCGAAGGCGTTGGGCCGCGGTATTGCCCTTCAATCGAAGACAAAATAACCCGTTTTGCTGATAAATCTAGCCACCAGGTGTTTTTGGAGCCAGAGGGGTTAACGACAAACTGCGTCTATCCAAATGGTATTTCGACATCATTGCCCGAGGACGTGCAAGAGGCCTATGTTCGGTCGATCCAGGGCTTGGAGAATGTAGAAATTCAACAGCCAGGATATGCCATTGAATATGATTTTCTTAATCCTCAGGGTTTATCAAGTGATTTGGAATCAAACTTGATGGGCGGCTTGTTCTTGGCTGGGCAAATTAACGGCACGACAGGGTATGAGGAGGCTGCAGCTCAGGGACTGGTTGCGGCAATCGGCGTTGCGAAACGGCTTAAGGGCGTGTGTCCCATCACATTTGATCGTAGCACCAGCTATATTGGGGTTATGATCGATGATTTGACAACACGGGGAGCAACCGAGCCGTATAGAATGTTTACTTCAAGGGCTGAATTTCGATTGAAACTCCGTGCGGATAATGCTGATCAGCGGTTCACCGAGCAAGGACACACCTCTGGGCTGGTATCTGGTCACAGGTACGGCGTGTATCAAGAGAAGATGAAGCGCCTAGATCAATGTCGTTCGCTGCTGTCATCAATGTCCGTGTCACCCAACCAGGCGCGACGGGTGGGAATCGACCTTGGTTTAGATGGGCGTCGTCGCAATGGACATGAGCTGCTCTCTATCCCCGGTGTCACCATTGCCAATCTCGCTGATTTGACCCCAAAGCTAGCTGAGTTTGACACAGAGTCCCTGGATCAGGCTGCGCGAGAAGCGCTCTATGTTACTTATATTGAACGCCAGGGCCGCGATATCGAGGCATTGGCTCGGGACCTAAGCGTTAAGATTCCAAACGGTTTTCATTATGCGGGCGTTGCTGGTTTGTCTTCTGAGATGATTGCAAAATTAAGTGCAGCGCGTCCGGCGTCACTTGGCGCCGCTAAAAATATTGAAGGGGTAACGCCGGCGGCTTTGACCGCCGTATTATTGAGTATTAAATCCCAAAGTCTGAAAAATACCGGATGA
- a CDS encoding Tim44/TimA family putative adaptor protein, translated as MNMQIIQLLALAGIAIYLILKLRGVLGTRDGHEGPRPNIAAHADDRPKLEVIDGGPDQDITDHVAEDSDAARALLGMKHAEPSFSVTEFLYGSKSAYEMILMAFENGDLGSVKAFLNQDVYDAFASVVEARKAQGLSIEAEFIGVRDTGLMGATFDPKTNAAEIDVRFICELTSVVRNSDGDIIEGNETEVKRQRDVWTFGRTMGADDPNWQLIATGE; from the coding sequence ATGAATATGCAAATTATCCAATTATTGGCGTTGGCAGGTATCGCCATCTATCTCATTTTGAAGTTGCGGGGTGTTCTGGGCACAAGAGATGGTCATGAGGGCCCGCGCCCCAATATCGCGGCACACGCTGATGATCGGCCAAAGCTTGAGGTGATCGACGGTGGTCCAGATCAGGATATCACAGATCACGTTGCAGAAGACAGCGACGCAGCTCGGGCACTTTTGGGCATGAAGCACGCGGAGCCGTCGTTTTCTGTAACAGAATTTCTGTATGGTTCGAAAAGTGCTTATGAAATGATTTTAATGGCCTTCGAGAATGGTGACTTGGGCAGTGTCAAAGCCTTCTTAAATCAAGATGTCTATGATGCCTTTGCTTCGGTTGTGGAGGCCCGCAAAGCACAGGGCCTGTCGATTGAGGCAGAATTCATTGGCGTGCGGGATACTGGCTTAATGGGCGCGACGTTTGACCCCAAAACCAACGCTGCAGAGATTGATGTGCGCTTCATTTGCGAGCTCACCTCAGTGGTGCGCAATTCGGATGGAGATATTATTGAGGGCAATGAGACTGAGGTTAAACGCCAGCGCGATGTTTGGACTTTTGGCCGCACTATGGGCGCCGACGATCCAAACTGGCAGCTCATTGCCACGGGCGAATGA
- the coaE gene encoding dephospho-CoA kinase (Dephospho-CoA kinase (CoaE) performs the final step in coenzyme A biosynthesis.): protein MSFLLGLTGSIGMGKSTTAQLFADRGCKVWDADSTVHRAYGENGAAVASIAKIAPSAVSQGFVDRAKLRALISQDAKLLPKLEAIIHPLVKKDREAFIAGNPGSILVFDIPLLFELNSAADFDAVACVLSSPEVQESRVLARSGMTAEHFQMILSKQWPAEEKAARADYIIDTNSPETAARAVDVILADIKKRQKDA from the coding sequence ATGAGCTTTCTTTTGGGATTGACCGGATCGATCGGCATGGGAAAATCAACAACCGCCCAGCTTTTTGCTGATCGCGGTTGCAAGGTTTGGGATGCCGATAGCACCGTGCACCGCGCCTATGGTGAAAACGGCGCGGCGGTGGCCAGTATTGCCAAGATTGCTCCGAGCGCCGTGTCTCAAGGCTTTGTGGATAGAGCAAAGCTTCGAGCACTTATTTCACAAGACGCAAAACTATTGCCCAAGCTAGAAGCGATCATTCATCCCCTTGTTAAAAAAGACCGGGAGGCTTTTATTGCCGGTAACCCGGGGTCCATTTTGGTTTTTGATATTCCACTATTGTTTGAGCTCAATTCCGCAGCTGATTTTGATGCAGTGGCCTGTGTCTTATCGAGCCCCGAGGTGCAAGAATCTCGTGTTTTGGCACGATCAGGGATGACAGCGGAGCATTTTCAAATGATCCTATCTAAACAATGGCCCGCAGAAGAGAAAGCCGCGCGGGCCGATTACATTATTGATACCAATAGCCCCGAAACAGCCGCGCGGGCGGTCGACGTTATTTTGGCAGATATCAAGAAAAGGCAAAAAGATGCGTGA
- the mltA gene encoding murein transglycosylase A, with protein MSLRPLLLAAIFAALGLPVIAGDTYQAIPFSALNGWQDDDHAAALEAFKVTCGDMSGEEWESLCAVAQQNPNARLYFETFFQPVMTKTTEPALFTGYYEPELDGSLTRTGRFRYPIYGVPKEVRAGGLWKTRRDIEENQVLKGRGLELAWVENPADIFFLQIQGSGRVRLQDGTTIRLGFGGSNGHRYQAIGPHLVELGVLQEHEVSANRIRQWVLDNPEKGQEIVWENPAYVFFRRVGDVPSDKGPLGAMNRSLTALRTLAVDPKYVTLGAPVWLEKGGSRPLNRLMIAQDTGSAITGPQRADVFFGTGSQAGIAAGLTKNSGRMILLLPIQEARARISGQ; from the coding sequence ATGAGTCTTAGACCGCTGCTTTTGGCCGCCATTTTTGCGGCCCTTGGTTTGCCGGTTATCGCAGGCGACACCTATCAGGCCATTCCGTTCTCAGCGCTCAATGGCTGGCAAGACGACGATCACGCGGCGGCACTGGAGGCTTTTAAAGTCACCTGTGGCGATATGTCAGGTGAGGAGTGGGAAAGTCTTTGCGCTGTTGCACAGCAAAACCCAAACGCGCGACTGTATTTCGAAACTTTTTTCCAACCCGTGATGACCAAGACCACCGAGCCGGCTCTTTTTACGGGGTATTATGAACCGGAACTAGACGGGTCTCTCACGCGAACTGGGCGATTTCGGTATCCAATCTACGGCGTGCCGAAGGAGGTGCGTGCTGGTGGCCTTTGGAAAACCCGACGAGACATTGAGGAAAACCAAGTCTTAAAGGGCAGGGGGCTTGAATTGGCCTGGGTTGAGAATCCTGCTGATATTTTCTTTTTGCAAATTCAGGGTTCGGGCCGCGTGCGGCTGCAAGATGGCACGACCATCCGCCTGGGGTTTGGTGGCTCTAATGGTCATCGGTATCAGGCCATTGGTCCCCATTTGGTTGAGTTAGGTGTTTTGCAGGAGCATGAAGTATCGGCAAACCGAATTAGACAATGGGTACTGGACAACCCCGAGAAAGGACAGGAAATTGTCTGGGAAAATCCGGCCTATGTATTTTTTCGCCGGGTTGGTGATGTGCCCAGTGACAAAGGTCCACTTGGCGCGATGAACCGATCACTCACAGCGTTGCGCACCCTGGCCGTTGATCCTAAATATGTCACCCTTGGCGCGCCCGTCTGGCTTGAAAAGGGTGGGTCAAGACCTCTAAACCGTCTTATGATTGCTCAAGATACAGGCTCCGCCATAACAGGGCCGCAGCGCGCTGACGTGTTCTTTGGAACGGGATCTCAGGCCGGGATCGCGGCGGGTTTGACCAAAAATTCGGGTCGTATGATCCTTTTGCTGCCAATCCAAGAAGCGCGCGCCCGGATTTCGGGGCAATAG
- the secB gene encoding protein-export chaperone SecB, translated as MAQKPVENAKNEEEAAQKPLKMQVLAQYIRDMSFENILAQKGISGEAQPDVSVQVNIDAKKRPIENQFEVIIKTEISSKTKDKGEAMFLLELEYAGIFHIENLPEDQLHPYLMIECPRMIFPFLRRIISDVTRDGGFPPLNLDSMDFVQLYRNEIQRRVAENAKVKAN; from the coding sequence ATGGCACAAAAACCGGTTGAAAATGCCAAAAATGAAGAAGAGGCCGCACAAAAGCCTTTGAAAATGCAAGTTCTGGCCCAGTATATTCGTGACATGTCTTTCGAGAATATTTTAGCTCAGAAAGGCATTAGCGGTGAAGCACAGCCCGATGTGTCTGTGCAGGTTAATATCGATGCAAAAAAGCGCCCGATCGAAAACCAGTTTGAGGTCATCATCAAGACAGAAATTTCGTCCAAGACCAAAGATAAGGGCGAAGCGATGTTTTTGTTAGAGCTGGAATATGCGGGCATTTTTCACATTGAAAACTTGCCAGAAGATCAACTTCATCCCTATTTGATGATCGAGTGCCCACGCATGATCTTCCCCTTCCTGCGCCGCATCATCAGCGATGTAACACGAGATGGTGGCTTCCCGCCACTCAACCTCGACTCAATGGATTTCGTTCAATTGTATCGCAATGAAATTCAACGGCGTGTTGCTGAAAACGCGAAAGTGAAAGCAAACTAA
- a CDS encoding FxsA family protein — translation MRLLIAFIAVPLIEIGLFIQVGDAIGPWPTLLIVLLTAIVGTALVRSQGTQVLRTLQGSFQAMKDPTEPLAHGAMILFAGALLLTPGFFTDAFGFLLLFPPFRNLITKMIRSKLKSADMKFSPHETGPDNTVIDAEYTDISEQSPSSGPTKH, via the coding sequence ATGCGGTTGTTGATAGCTTTTATAGCGGTGCCCTTAATTGAAATCGGCCTTTTTATCCAAGTCGGTGACGCAATTGGTCCTTGGCCAACGTTGCTTATCGTTTTATTGACCGCCATTGTTGGAACCGCGCTGGTGCGCAGTCAGGGCACGCAGGTGTTGCGTACGCTCCAAGGATCGTTTCAGGCAATGAAAGATCCAACCGAGCCCTTGGCGCACGGGGCAATGATTTTATTTGCTGGGGCGTTACTGCTGACACCGGGGTTTTTCACCGATGCCTTCGGGTTTTTGCTTCTCTTCCCACCTTTCCGCAACCTGATTACGAAAATGATCCGCTCAAAGCTTAAATCAGCCGATATGAAATTCTCCCCCCACGAGACCGGGCCAGATAACACCGTCATTGATGCGGAATATACAGATATTTCAGAGCAGAGCCCCTCCTCTGGCCCGACAAAGCATTGA